The following coding sequences are from one Fibrobacter sp. window:
- a CDS encoding OmpA family protein, producing MKKIITLSLLACSLAFAQAGIQGGTDGIHQYNTKTNGQLGFSIGTGGNIALDAWSLSRGGNYTSNGKTYGFNDWSASLSGNVNASVGLYEFVDLGLNLPLYYEHAKSDGPSGANNMWTTSRGDLNVWFKVRMPFDSQKRLFTAAIQVDAYVPSGEESAGVRPRHAWYLNSKGETHPFTTNAFGIGGNLILTLDFVNMGIPVRWNGNAGIVYTVDHDLPVTMIYGTGINVMPFDFMDAFVEFSGEFRVEDTGYPRSPLVDPMLLTPGFRFHLPFNIDFAMGLDVAVRALRNFTFDGDKEMEHSKDYKLTFSGENDNISTYYYTPTPLYAGTASLVWRFDGKDRSKQKDEDKDGVPDVKDKCLHTLSGITVDVDGCPLDTDKDGVPDGADKCPNTAAGVTVDSVGCPMDTDKDGVPDGLDKCPNTKEGRQIDATGCESDFDKDGIPDADDRCPNTKAGAKVDSTGCAADTDKDGVPDDLDKCPNTPEGAEVNFEGCEGDRDGDGVPDAQDKCPNTKAGTPVDSTGCTADADKDGVPDAMDKCPNTPEGSSVDSTGCVSDFDKDGVSDDLDKCPNTKEGTVVDSTGCPIDTDRDGVFDGLDKCPNTEKDIQVDSTGCPMDIDHDGVPDHQDKCPYTLEGVKVDAKGCPLNKKQDLNKLKQGIQFQTNSTKFTKDSYGTLNDIVALLKQIPSANLEVQGHTDNVGKPEKNKELSQARAQAVVDYFIQQGVESNRLRAVGFGDEKPIASNGSKHGRKQNRRVELVPFEK from the coding sequence GGCACTGATGGTATCCATCAGTACAACACCAAGACTAACGGCCAGCTCGGGTTCTCTATCGGTACGGGTGGCAATATCGCTCTCGACGCTTGGTCCTTGAGCCGTGGCGGTAACTATACCTCCAATGGCAAGACTTATGGTTTTAATGACTGGTCTGCGTCTCTTTCTGGCAACGTGAACGCCTCCGTGGGCCTTTACGAGTTTGTGGATTTGGGCTTGAATCTGCCCCTTTACTACGAACATGCCAAGTCCGATGGTCCTTCTGGCGCCAACAACATGTGGACTACTAGCCGTGGTGACTTGAACGTGTGGTTCAAGGTCCGTATGCCCTTTGACAGCCAAAAGAGACTGTTTACGGCAGCCATCCAGGTTGATGCCTACGTACCTTCTGGCGAAGAGTCCGCCGGTGTGCGTCCCCGCCATGCCTGGTACCTGAATAGCAAGGGCGAAACGCACCCCTTCACTACTAACGCCTTCGGTATTGGTGGAAACTTGATCCTTACCTTGGATTTCGTGAACATGGGTATCCCCGTCCGTTGGAACGGCAATGCCGGAATCGTTTATACTGTCGATCACGACCTGCCGGTGACGATGATCTATGGTACGGGTATCAATGTCATGCCCTTTGACTTCATGGACGCCTTTGTTGAATTCTCCGGCGAATTCCGCGTTGAAGATACCGGATATCCTCGTAGCCCCCTGGTTGACCCCATGTTGCTGACCCCCGGTTTCCGTTTCCACCTGCCCTTCAACATTGACTTCGCTATGGGTCTTGATGTTGCCGTGCGCGCCCTCAGGAACTTCACCTTCGATGGCGACAAGGAAATGGAACACAGCAAGGATTACAAGCTCACGTTCTCTGGCGAAAACGACAACATAAGCACGTATTACTACACTCCGACTCCGCTCTATGCCGGTACTGCCTCCCTCGTCTGGCGCTTTGACGGCAAGGACCGTTCCAAGCAGAAGGACGAAGACAAGGACGGCGTTCCCGATGTCAAGGACAAGTGCCTGCATACCTTGTCCGGCATTACTGTTGATGTGGATGGCTGCCCCCTGGATACCGACAAGGATGGTGTTCCTGACGGTGCGGACAAGTGCCCCAATACCGCAGCCGGCGTGACGGTTGATTCTGTGGGCTGCCCCATGGACACCGACAAGGATGGCGTTCCCGATGGTCTGGACAAGTGCCCGAACACCAAGGAAGGCCGCCAGATTGACGCTACCGGATGCGAAAGCGACTTTGACAAGGATGGTATCCCCGATGCCGATGACCGCTGCCCCAACACCAAGGCCGGCGCCAAGGTCGATAGCACGGGTTGTGCCGCTGACACCGACAAGGACGGCGTTCCCGATGATCTGGACAAGTGCCCCAATACTCCGGAAGGCGCCGAAGTGAACTTTGAAGGTTGCGAAGGCGACCGCGATGGCGACGGCGTTCCCGACGCTCAGGACAAGTGCCCGAACACCAAGGCCGGCACACCTGTGGACAGCACCGGTTGTACTGCAGATGCCGACAAGGACGGTGTACCCGATGCTATGGACAAGTGCCCCAACACTCCGGAAGGCTCTTCTGTAGACAGCACGGGTTGCGTCTCTGACTTTGACAAGGACGGCGTGTCCGACGATTTGGACAAGTGCCCCAACACCAAGGAAGGAACCGTGGTCGACAGCACGGGCTGCCCCATCGATACCGACAGGGACGGCGTGTTTGACGGCCTTGACAAGTGCCCGAACACCGAAAAGGACATTCAGGTGGACAGCACCGGTTGCCCCATGGACATTGACCACGACGGCGTGCCCGACCATCAGGACAAGTGCCCCTACACCCTCGAAGGTGTGAAGGTGGATGCCAAGGGTTGCCCGCTCAACAAGAAGCAGGACCTGAACAAGCTGAAACAGGGTATCCAGTTCCAGACCAACTCCACCAAGTTCACCAAGGACAGCTATGGCACCTTGAATGACATCGTGGCTCTCCTGAAGCAGATTCCGTCGGCCAACCTGGAAGTCCAGGGCCACACCGACAACGTGGGTAAGCCCGAAAAGAACAAGGAACTGTCTCAGGCTCGCGCTCAGGCTGTGGTGGATTACTTCATCCAGCAGGGTGTTGAATCTAACCGTCTCCGTGCAGTTGGATTCGGCGATGAAAAGCCCATTGCAAGTAACGGAAGCAAGCACGGTCGTAAGCAGAACCGCCGCGTGGAACTGGTTCCTTTCGAAAAGTAA
- a CDS encoding NAD-dependent epimerase/dehydratase family protein, producing MSKKVLVTGAAGFIGCEVSLILLSKGYEVVGIDNLNDYYQVSLKEDRLKRLDNPSFRFEKVDLSDAASIKGLFEREHFDGVIHLGAQAGVRYSLVNPQAYIDSNITGFLNILEGCRFNPVEHLTYASSSSVYGRNTKTPFCTEDPVCMPSSLYAATKRSNELMAETYHHLYKINATGLRFFTVYGPWGRPDMAPWLFADAILHDKPIKIFNNGNMMRDFTYIDDIAQGVVRVFEAGIGKKECRLYNIGHGNPVNLLDFVKTLERHLGKTAEKIYMPMQPGDVEVTWADTKALEQDVGYTADTDLDTGIKAFAEWFKGYNR from the coding sequence ATGTCCAAGAAAGTCCTGGTTACAGGTGCCGCAGGTTTCATCGGTTGCGAAGTTTCGCTAATCCTTCTTTCCAAGGGTTATGAGGTTGTTGGCATTGACAACCTGAACGACTACTATCAGGTCTCGCTTAAAGAGGACCGCCTGAAACGCTTGGACAATCCAAGTTTCCGATTTGAGAAAGTGGACCTTTCCGATGCCGCCTCCATCAAGGGCCTTTTTGAGCGGGAACATTTTGACGGCGTTATCCACCTTGGCGCCCAGGCGGGTGTGCGTTACAGCCTGGTGAACCCCCAGGCCTACATCGACAGCAACATCACGGGTTTCTTGAACATTTTGGAAGGTTGCCGTTTCAATCCGGTGGAACACTTGACCTATGCCTCTTCTAGCAGCGTCTATGGACGGAACACCAAGACGCCTTTTTGCACCGAAGATCCTGTCTGCATGCCTTCTAGCTTGTATGCCGCTACCAAGCGCAGTAACGAGCTGATGGCGGAAACCTACCATCATCTTTACAAGATTAACGCTACCGGCCTAAGGTTCTTTACCGTTTACGGCCCCTGGGGCAGGCCCGACATGGCGCCCTGGCTTTTTGCAGATGCCATTTTGCACGACAAGCCCATCAAGATTTTCAACAACGGGAACATGATGCGGGACTTTACCTACATCGATGACATTGCCCAGGGGGTGGTCCGCGTGTTCGAAGCTGGAATCGGCAAGAAGGAGTGCCGCCTGTACAACATCGGTCACGGCAATCCGGTGAACTTGCTGGACTTTGTAAAGACTCTCGAGAGGCATTTGGGAAAGACTGCCGAAAAGATTTACATGCCCATGCAGCCCGGCGACGTAGAGGTTACCTGGGCCGATACGAAGGCTCTGGAACAAGATGTTGGCTACACGGCAGATACCGATCTGGACACAGGCATCAAGGCCTTTGCCGAGTGGTTCAAGGGATATAACCGCTAG
- a CDS encoding GtrA family protein has translation MIHFLKYNVIGVLNTLITLAVVWVLHQILDWNVELSNFLGFVAGGCNSYLCNRIWNFKSHNKKRAEIVRFIIVFLVSYGVNLLVLELAAYTLANATWCANFTTWISQFMKPTYFANIVANVVYVLVSFTLYKKWVFKAAPKQS, from the coding sequence GTGATTCACTTTCTCAAATACAATGTCATCGGGGTGTTGAACACTCTCATCACCCTCGCCGTAGTCTGGGTGTTGCACCAAATACTGGACTGGAACGTAGAACTTTCCAACTTCTTGGGATTCGTTGCCGGCGGTTGTAACAGCTACCTGTGCAACCGCATCTGGAATTTCAAGAGCCACAACAAGAAGCGTGCAGAAATCGTCCGCTTCATCATCGTGTTTCTGGTGTCTTACGGTGTAAACCTGCTGGTGCTGGAACTTGCCGCCTACACCCTCGCAAACGCCACCTGGTGTGCAAACTTTACAACTTGGATCTCACAGTTCATGAAGCCCACCTATTTTGCCAACATCGTGGCCAACGTGGTTTACGTGCTGGTGAGTTTTACGCTTTATAAAAAGTGGGTATTCAAGGCCGCGCCAAAACAGAGCTAG